A genomic stretch from Haloarchaeobius amylolyticus includes:
- a CDS encoding alpha/beta fold hydrolase, with protein MQERSAAPAGTAPPTSDAPQTVTLADGRTLAFAEYGDPDGEPVLAFHGLPGSRHFGGFLADTAAAAGLRVVVPDRPGYGESSPKRDRTLADWADDVVDLADHLGFESFAVCGFSAGGPHALAVAAESDRVSRAAIVAGMAPPAADIDASRFIQVMATLSRRTPRLLGLIFRAQAWLMNRQDDEAFLSFVTDQPIGDVSVHGSRTVEAVLATEYRAAFDHGPAGAVADSRAVHSSWDIRYGDISCPVRGWYGTADENVPIETAQWLSGAVPDARIERVADEDHLSVLVESRGDVCSWLSG; from the coding sequence ATGCAGGAACGTTCCGCCGCCCCTGCCGGCACCGCCCCTCCCACCAGCGACGCCCCCCAGACGGTGACCCTCGCCGACGGTCGGACCCTCGCGTTCGCCGAGTACGGCGACCCCGACGGCGAACCGGTCCTCGCCTTCCACGGCCTCCCCGGGTCGCGCCACTTCGGCGGCTTCCTCGCGGACACCGCAGCCGCCGCGGGACTCCGGGTCGTCGTCCCCGACCGACCCGGCTACGGCGAGTCGAGCCCGAAGCGCGACCGGACCCTGGCCGACTGGGCCGACGACGTGGTCGACCTCGCGGACCACCTCGGATTCGAGTCGTTCGCCGTCTGTGGCTTCTCCGCCGGCGGCCCGCACGCCCTCGCGGTCGCCGCCGAGTCCGACCGCGTCTCCCGCGCCGCCATCGTGGCCGGGATGGCCCCACCCGCCGCGGACATCGACGCCAGCCGGTTCATCCAGGTCATGGCCACCCTCTCCCGGCGGACGCCGCGGCTGCTCGGGCTCATCTTCCGGGCGCAGGCGTGGCTCATGAACCGGCAGGACGACGAGGCGTTCCTCTCGTTCGTCACCGACCAGCCCATCGGGGACGTGTCTGTCCACGGCTCCCGGACGGTCGAGGCGGTGCTGGCGACCGAGTACCGGGCCGCCTTCGACCACGGTCCCGCGGGGGCCGTCGCGGACAGCCGGGCCGTCCACTCGTCGTGGGACATCCGATACGGAGACATCTCCTGCCCGGTCAGGGGCTGGTACGGCACCGCCGACGAGAACGTGCCCATCGAGACGGCGCAGTGGCTCTCCGGGGCGGTACCGGACGCGAGAATCGAACGCGTGGCCGACGAGGACCACCTGTCGGTCCTCGTCGAGTCACGCGGTGACGTCTGCTCGTGGCTGTCGGGTTAA
- a CDS encoding TrkH family potassium uptake protein, with the protein MRLKVDWRASTSLVGRVVKYLAVALVVPIVTGFLYGDEFVPYILPFFVTATVAVVAGTAMERLDPDPDLGAREGFLMVAMTWVAVSLVGAIPYMLEGLTYQNGQFVYLVETTLHRPENAIFETMSGFTTTGATVMGDISFQTHSRGLMMWRQQTQWLGGMGIVVLAVAILPELSVGGAQLMDAEAPGPGIEKLTPRIAETARALWVIYAGITVLEMVLLYGLHVVGMAPNMTAYNAIAHGFTTMATGGFSPEARSIEAFAEIVQWVFVPFMMAAGTNFALFWHVSNGEIRPLLEDVEFRFYAGIIAVLSAVLTGFLYVDPGLSTAAQTGLYDGVNQTFLGYTFPITGDLEASLRHAVFQVVSIVTTTGYATMDFNAWGGPSQYVLVIAMFIGGSAGSTGGAIKIIRWLVILKSIKRELFSTVHPNAVRPVRLRGRSLDERALRGIYAFTLLYLALFFLSTLVLVADAAVFGPETLSVIEAMTAVAATLGNIGPGLQMVGPMGSYLNFTPEAKLFMVALMWIGRLEIFPVLVLLTRAYWRS; encoded by the coding sequence ATGAGACTCAAGGTAGACTGGCGCGCGAGCACGAGCCTCGTCGGCCGCGTGGTGAAGTACCTCGCGGTGGCCCTCGTCGTCCCCATCGTCACGGGGTTCCTCTACGGTGACGAGTTCGTCCCGTACATCCTCCCGTTCTTCGTGACCGCGACCGTGGCAGTGGTCGCGGGAACGGCGATGGAGCGCCTCGACCCCGACCCCGACCTCGGGGCCCGCGAGGGGTTCCTGATGGTCGCCATGACGTGGGTCGCCGTCTCCCTCGTCGGCGCCATCCCGTACATGCTGGAGGGGCTGACCTACCAGAACGGCCAGTTCGTCTACCTCGTCGAGACGACGCTCCACCGGCCCGAGAACGCCATCTTCGAGACGATGAGTGGGTTCACGACGACCGGGGCGACGGTGATGGGCGACATCTCCTTCCAGACCCACTCGCGCGGGCTGATGATGTGGCGCCAGCAGACCCAGTGGCTCGGCGGCATGGGTATCGTCGTCCTCGCGGTCGCCATCCTGCCCGAACTCTCCGTCGGTGGCGCCCAGCTGATGGACGCCGAGGCGCCGGGGCCGGGCATCGAGAAGCTCACGCCCCGCATCGCCGAGACGGCCCGTGCCCTGTGGGTCATCTACGCCGGCATCACGGTGCTGGAGATGGTCCTGCTGTACGGCCTGCACGTCGTCGGGATGGCCCCGAACATGACCGCCTACAACGCCATCGCCCACGGCTTCACGACGATGGCGACCGGCGGGTTCTCGCCGGAGGCGCGCTCCATCGAGGCGTTCGCCGAGATCGTCCAGTGGGTGTTCGTCCCGTTCATGATGGCCGCGGGGACCAACTTCGCGCTGTTCTGGCACGTCTCGAACGGCGAGATACGGCCGCTGCTCGAGGACGTCGAGTTCCGCTTCTACGCCGGCATCATCGCCGTCCTCTCGGCCGTGCTGACCGGCTTCCTCTACGTCGACCCCGGCCTGTCGACCGCGGCCCAGACCGGCCTGTACGACGGCGTGAACCAGACCTTCCTCGGCTACACGTTCCCCATCACGGGCGACCTCGAGGCCTCGCTCCGGCACGCCGTGTTCCAGGTGGTCTCCATCGTCACCACGACCGGGTACGCGACGATGGACTTCAACGCGTGGGGCGGCCCCTCGCAGTACGTCCTCGTCATCGCGATGTTCATCGGCGGCTCGGCCGGGTCGACCGGTGGGGCCATCAAGATCATCCGCTGGCTCGTCATCCTGAAGTCCATCAAGCGCGAGCTGTTCTCGACGGTCCACCCCAACGCGGTCCGGCCGGTCCGGCTGCGCGGGCGGTCGCTGGACGAGCGCGCCCTGCGTGGCATCTACGCGTTCACGCTGCTGTACCTCGCACTCTTCTTCCTCTCGACGCTGGTGCTCGTGGCCGACGCCGCGGTGTTCGGCCCGGAGACCCTGAGCGTCATCGAGGCGATGACCGCGGTGGCGGCGACCCTAGGGAACATCGGGCCGGGCCTCCAGATGGTCGGGCCGATGGGGAGCTACCTGAACTTCACCCCGGAGGCGAAACTGTTCATGGTCGCGCTGATGTGGATCGGTCGCCTGGAGATATTCCCCGTGCTCGTGTTGCTGACGCGAGCGTACTGGCGGTCGTAG
- the trkA gene encoding Trk system potassium transporter TrkA, giving the protein MRVIVIGAGEVGSNIAASLSESHEVVVIDTDGDRVESLTYELDVLPIEGDGTSLSTLEEAGIGETDMLIASTDRDEANIVACSTAKTCGDPFTIARVKKTDFLNTWQGSKGAFGVDFMVCTDLLTAQSVVRIAGLPGAQDVDSFANGRVRMAQFEITEDSTVANQTVQNADRFESLTFAAIIRNGDVTIPRGETVIDPGDQVIVIGSPESVRKFATSLTPASTLDSADEVFIIGGGEIGYQVARLFEARGVTPRLIEHDPERARLLADQLPGSIVLENDATNMDFLVEEHIDDADLVVAALESDEKNLLVSLLTKRLGARRTVAIVENGNYVELFEAVGVDVAVNPREVTAEEITRFTREEHTENVAIIESDRAEVLEIEIDGDSLLAGRSIRDVAGELPRGVVIGAITRDDTLITPRGNTVVEPGDHIVVFLDATVLDDVAPRL; this is encoded by the coding sequence ATGCGTGTAATCGTCATCGGAGCCGGAGAGGTGGGCTCGAACATCGCCGCGAGCCTGTCCGAAAGTCACGAGGTCGTCGTCATCGACACCGACGGCGACCGCGTGGAATCGCTCACCTACGAACTCGACGTGTTGCCCATCGAAGGCGACGGGACCTCGCTCTCGACGCTTGAGGAGGCGGGCATCGGAGAGACGGATATGCTCATCGCCAGCACGGACCGCGACGAGGCGAACATCGTCGCGTGTTCGACCGCCAAGACCTGTGGCGACCCCTTCACCATCGCCCGGGTGAAGAAGACCGACTTCCTCAACACCTGGCAGGGGTCGAAGGGGGCCTTCGGCGTCGACTTCATGGTCTGTACCGACCTGCTGACCGCCCAGTCGGTCGTCCGCATCGCCGGCCTGCCCGGCGCACAGGACGTGGACTCCTTCGCGAACGGCCGGGTCCGGATGGCCCAGTTCGAGATCACCGAGGACTCGACGGTCGCGAACCAGACCGTCCAGAACGCCGACCGCTTCGAGTCCCTGACGTTCGCGGCCATCATCCGCAACGGCGACGTGACCATCCCACGTGGGGAGACGGTCATCGACCCCGGCGACCAGGTCATCGTCATCGGGAGCCCCGAGAGCGTCCGCAAGTTCGCGACCTCGCTCACGCCCGCGAGCACGCTCGACTCCGCCGACGAGGTGTTCATCATCGGCGGCGGCGAGATCGGCTACCAGGTCGCGCGGCTGTTCGAGGCCCGCGGGGTGACGCCCCGGCTCATCGAGCACGACCCGGAGCGGGCCCGCCTGCTCGCGGACCAGCTCCCCGGGAGTATCGTCCTCGAGAACGACGCGACGAACATGGACTTCCTCGTCGAGGAGCACATCGACGACGCGGACCTCGTCGTGGCCGCCCTCGAATCGGACGAGAAGAACCTGCTCGTCTCCCTGCTCACGAAGCGCCTGGGCGCGCGCCGGACCGTCGCCATCGTCGAGAACGGCAACTACGTCGAGCTGTTCGAGGCGGTCGGCGTCGACGTGGCGGTCAACCCGCGCGAGGTGACCGCCGAGGAGATCACCCGGTTCACCCGCGAGGAGCACACCGAGAACGTCGCCATCATCGAGTCCGACCGGGCGGAGGTACTCGAGATCGAGATCGACGGCGACAGCCTGCTCGCCGGGCGTTCCATCCGGGACGTGGCGGGTGAACTCCCCCGCGGGGTCGTCATCGGCGCCATCACCCGCGACGACACCCTCATCACGCCGCGTGGGAACACCGTCGTCGAGCCGGGTGACCACATCGTCGTCTTCCTCGACGCGACCGTCCTCGACGACGTGGCCCCCAGACTATGA
- a CDS encoding SRPBCC family protein, whose translation MERIEVTTVVYLPPEEVYEFLLDFPRYARYSKYLKDVGQDGDGGPGTRYDLHFAWWKLTYTARSEVTGVEPPNVIDWKIIKDIDATGQWHVESVPEQAPDEDTPASEVTFLVTYDPESAHAGNIDIPRFVSLAWVIEKVKPKVKKEAQRIVERIVADLEGQRRSVDLEITTAVD comes from the coding sequence GTGGAACGTATCGAGGTCACGACGGTCGTCTATCTGCCGCCCGAGGAAGTCTACGAGTTCCTGCTCGACTTCCCCCGGTACGCCCGCTACTCGAAGTACCTGAAGGACGTCGGCCAGGACGGCGACGGCGGGCCGGGCACGCGCTACGACCTCCACTTCGCGTGGTGGAAACTGACCTACACGGCACGCTCGGAGGTGACCGGCGTGGAACCGCCGAACGTCATCGACTGGAAGATCATCAAGGACATCGACGCGACCGGCCAGTGGCACGTCGAGTCCGTCCCCGAGCAGGCACCCGACGAGGACACGCCGGCCTCGGAGGTCACCTTCCTCGTCACCTACGACCCGGAGTCGGCCCACGCCGGCAACATCGACATCCCGCGGTTCGTCTCGCTCGCCTGGGTCATCGAGAAGGTGAAACCGAAGGTCAAGAAGGAGGCCCAGCGCATCGTCGAGCGCATCGTCGCCGACCTCGAGGGACAGCGCCGCTCGGTCGACCTCGAGATAACGACTGCCGTGGACTGA
- a CDS encoding NAD(P)/FAD-dependent oxidoreductase has product MDCDVCIVGGGVAGLSAGIFTARAGLDTLVVNDGESILYRNAHLENFPGFPEGVDARRFHQQTRAQAGNAGCEFLTGRVTDVAGDLESGFTVTVDDDAELTAGRIVAASWSDASYLDGLGVDTEDRGSKTFLEVDHAGRTNVEGIYAAGRLADQYHQAIVCAGHGATVGLTIVHESDVNFYHDWVTPKGYFTGRGRDVPPGCAEIDDEERLVRDEAAREANRAYAEPLEDEPRMHPSVDPDDID; this is encoded by the coding sequence ATGGACTGCGACGTCTGCATCGTCGGCGGCGGTGTCGCCGGCCTCTCCGCGGGTATCTTCACCGCCCGCGCCGGCCTCGACACGCTGGTCGTCAACGACGGCGAATCGATCCTCTACCGCAACGCGCACCTGGAGAACTTCCCGGGCTTCCCCGAGGGCGTCGACGCGCGCCGGTTCCACCAGCAGACCCGCGCCCAGGCCGGGAACGCCGGCTGCGAGTTCCTCACCGGCCGGGTGACCGACGTGGCCGGCGACCTCGAATCGGGCTTCACCGTGACGGTGGACGACGACGCCGAACTCACCGCGGGGAGAATCGTCGCCGCCTCCTGGTCCGACGCCTCCTACCTCGACGGCCTCGGCGTCGACACCGAGGACCGCGGGAGCAAGACGTTCCTGGAGGTCGACCACGCGGGCCGGACGAACGTCGAGGGCATCTACGCCGCGGGCCGCCTCGCCGACCAGTACCACCAGGCAATCGTCTGTGCCGGCCACGGTGCGACCGTCGGGCTGACCATCGTCCACGAGTCCGACGTGAACTTCTACCACGACTGGGTGACGCCGAAGGGGTACTTCACCGGGCGGGGCCGCGACGTGCCGCCGGGCTGTGCGGAGATAGACGACGAGGAACGCCTGGTGCGGGACGAGGCTGCCCGCGAGGCGAACCGCGCCTACGCCGAACCCCTGGAAGACGAGCCGCGGATGCACCCGAGCGTCGACCCGGACGACATCGACTGA
- the coaBC gene encoding bifunctional phosphopantothenoylcysteine decarboxylase/phosphopantothenate--cysteine ligase CoaBC: MLDGVNVALGVTGSIAAVKTVELAHELRRRGAEVRAVMTNSAQGIIHPWSVEFATDTEVVTEITGKVEHVELCGRDEWADVLLVAPATANTVGKIAHAVDDTPVTTCATTAIGAGIPVVVAPAMHEPMYDHPGVLEAIEKLEGWGVDFVDPRIEEEKAKIATEDAIALAVARATGESPLAGKEVVVTSGATAESVDPVRLLTNRSSGKMGRAVARAAHVLGADVTLVHATVGPHPLTGGAGVSDVPYADLVSVESAGEMLEATLDACEGADALVSVAAISDYTVEASDEKIRSGQEELTLSLSPTPKLIDTVREAYPDLRIVGFKTETSGEDEQMVEAARKTLDRAGLAFVVANDASVMGSDETRALLVHQQAYSEYRGPKDDLGLEVAQALAATLP; this comes from the coding sequence ATGCTCGACGGTGTGAACGTCGCCCTCGGCGTGACCGGCTCCATCGCGGCCGTGAAGACGGTCGAGCTGGCCCACGAGTTGCGCCGCCGGGGGGCCGAGGTCCGGGCGGTGATGACGAACAGCGCGCAGGGCATCATCCACCCGTGGTCGGTCGAGTTCGCGACCGACACCGAGGTCGTCACCGAGATTACGGGCAAGGTCGAACACGTCGAACTCTGCGGGCGCGACGAGTGGGCAGACGTGCTGCTGGTGGCGCCGGCGACGGCGAACACGGTCGGGAAGATCGCCCACGCCGTCGACGACACGCCCGTCACGACCTGCGCCACGACCGCCATCGGGGCCGGGATCCCGGTCGTCGTCGCACCCGCGATGCACGAGCCGATGTACGACCACCCCGGCGTCCTCGAAGCCATCGAGAAACTCGAGGGCTGGGGCGTGGACTTCGTCGACCCGAGAATCGAGGAGGAGAAGGCCAAGATAGCCACAGAGGACGCCATCGCCCTCGCGGTCGCCCGCGCGACCGGCGAGTCGCCCCTCGCCGGAAAGGAGGTCGTCGTCACCAGCGGCGCGACCGCGGAGTCGGTCGACCCAGTCCGGCTACTGACGAACCGCTCCTCGGGCAAGATGGGCCGGGCGGTCGCCCGGGCCGCCCACGTCCTCGGGGCCGACGTGACGCTGGTCCACGCGACCGTCGGGCCGCATCCCCTGACCGGTGGCGCCGGGGTCTCGGACGTGCCCTACGCCGACCTCGTCTCGGTCGAGAGCGCGGGCGAGATGCTGGAGGCGACCCTCGACGCCTGCGAGGGTGCCGACGCGCTGGTTTCCGTCGCTGCCATCAGCGACTACACGGTCGAGGCGAGCGACGAGAAGATACGCTCCGGACAGGAGGAACTCACGCTCTCGTTGTCGCCCACGCCGAAACTCATCGACACGGTCCGCGAGGCGTACCCGGACCTCCGCATCGTCGGCTTCAAGACCGAGACCAGCGGCGAGGACGAGCAGATGGTCGAGGCCGCCCGGAAGACGCTGGACCGGGCCGGACTGGCCTTCGTCGTCGCCAACGACGCCAGCGTCATGGGCAGCGACGAGACGCGGGCGTTGCTGGTGCACCAGCAGGCGTATTCGGAGTACAGGGGGCCGAAGGACGACCTCGGGCTGGAGGTCGCGCAGGCACTGGCGGCGACGTTGCCGTGA
- the mnhG gene encoding monovalent cation/H(+) antiporter subunit G: protein MALAATIQYAVVAALVLVGSFFLLVGTIGLIRLPNVYNRMHATSKATTLGAASMFLAGFVYFGGQGVGLESLVGILFLFLTAPTGAHMISRSARKMGIDFLEEVRWPIQGAGIDTTGQPGQPGQSTDSAETDDD from the coding sequence ATGGCACTCGCAGCTACCATCCAGTACGCGGTCGTCGCAGCGCTCGTCCTCGTGGGCAGTTTCTTCCTGCTCGTGGGGACCATCGGCCTCATCCGCCTGCCCAACGTGTACAACCGGATGCACGCGACCAGCAAGGCGACCACCCTCGGCGCGGCCTCGATGTTCCTCGCCGGGTTCGTCTACTTCGGCGGCCAGGGCGTCGGCCTGGAGTCGCTCGTGGGCATCCTGTTCCTGTTCCTCACGGCGCCGACCGGCGCGCACATGATCTCCCGGTCGGCCCGGAAGATGGGCATCGACTTCCTCGAGGAGGTCCGGTGGCCCATCCAGGGCGCCGGCATCGACACGACGGGCCAGCCCGGCCAACCCGGCCAGTCCACTGACTCGGCAGAGACGGACGACGACTGA
- a CDS encoding monovalent cation/H+ antiporter complex subunit F — protein sequence MTAAAGAAGPAWLGLVVQLALVLASTVTLLCAYRVIRGPSTPDRVVALDTIGTNVVAIAVLWAMATNRGLFIDVSLVLAIIGFISTIAVARYVTEGDIIE from the coding sequence ATGACCGCGGCCGCCGGAGCCGCCGGCCCCGCGTGGCTCGGCCTCGTCGTCCAGCTGGCACTCGTCCTCGCCAGCACGGTGACCCTGCTGTGTGCCTACCGGGTCATCCGCGGGCCGTCGACGCCCGACCGCGTGGTCGCACTCGACACCATCGGGACCAACGTCGTCGCCATCGCCGTCCTCTGGGCGATGGCCACGAACCGCGGCCTGTTCATCGACGTGAGCCTCGTGCTCGCCATCATCGGGTTCATCAGCACCATCGCGGTGGCACGCTACGTGACCGAAGGGGACATCATCGAGTAA
- a CDS encoding Na+/H+ antiporter subunit E produces the protein MSETDSTQPEAHESTGRTRKWPSIGVALAVLWLFVRGVHFIDEPWLAVGEFILGLVVGLPIAFVFRRFYARTYGLSRTVQILPAAVAYVGLFVWELITANYDVAKRVLSPSMPIHPDVIEVPLRVETDVAVTTIANSITLTPGTLTMDYDEDRNALYVHAIAARDEESIVEPIRRWEDYALVIFDERRSPGSPVPDPETPAGESPVASKQRSGGEQ, from the coding sequence ATGTCCGAGACCGACTCGACACAGCCCGAGGCGCACGAATCGACCGGACGGACGCGCAAGTGGCCGAGCATCGGGGTCGCACTGGCGGTCCTCTGGCTGTTCGTCCGCGGCGTCCACTTCATCGACGAACCGTGGCTCGCGGTCGGCGAGTTCATCCTCGGTCTGGTGGTCGGGCTGCCAATCGCCTTCGTCTTCCGGCGGTTCTACGCCCGCACCTACGGCCTGAGCCGCACGGTCCAGATACTGCCGGCGGCGGTGGCCTACGTCGGCCTGTTCGTCTGGGAGCTCATCACGGCGAACTACGACGTGGCAAAGCGCGTGCTCTCGCCGAGCATGCCCATCCACCCGGACGTCATCGAGGTGCCACTGCGCGTCGAGACCGACGTGGCCGTCACCACCATCGCGAACTCCATCACGCTCACGCCAGGGACGCTCACCATGGACTACGACGAAGACCGGAACGCGCTGTACGTCCACGCCATCGCGGCGCGGGACGAGGAATCGATCGTCGAACCCATCCGGCGCTGGGAGGACTACGCGCTCGTCATCTTCGACGAGCGCCGTAGTCCCGGCTCGCCGGTCCCGGACCCGGAGACGCCGGCCGGGGAATCACCCGTCGCCTCGAAACAGCGGTCCGGAGGTGAACAATGA
- a CDS encoding complex I subunit 5 family protein: MSEYPVAVIAPVLVPLVTAILALVAHRTKRPQQAISLGGGVGYVAAVAYLFQQVQADSDAIITYQVSNWDAPFGISLVADDLAVFMLALAAVVSIAALAFSILYIDGAAERVSYHPLFHFMLVGVSGSFLTGDIFNLFVWFEVMLMSSYVLVVFYSGPQHTKAALQYVTLNLVGSALMLVAIGGLYATTGTLNMADLARRLADPAAFDIASIAPVLGLSAVLFVVFALKAGIVPFQWWVPAAYRAAPAPVAAVLAGVVKKVGVYAIIRLYFTIFANADTSALDLGLPGLAGDSMLAFFGPVLFVMAGASILVGGLGAVNRDNVDDLLAYSSIGQVGFIVLGLAFAATAIAGGSAGQPLTAPEPYGDLAVLGIAAALVYSLNHALAKGALFLVSGAINSAVGSIEFDRLGGMANRLPYLSAAFFIAGLGLVGIPPLLGFFGKFLVFDAAVNAGSGAGVALALAGAILTIAYFTRAWNRAFWGVSSEAVDVATRPTGQVAIVLFLAVSVLVVGAVFDPVVAAAIDAAQAATNTDAYIEAVHLTDGLTSGNGGGH; encoded by the coding sequence ATGTCTGAATACCCGGTCGCCGTCATCGCACCGGTCCTCGTCCCGCTGGTGACCGCCATCCTCGCGCTGGTCGCCCACCGGACGAAGCGCCCCCAGCAGGCCATCAGCCTCGGCGGCGGCGTCGGCTACGTCGCCGCGGTGGCGTACCTGTTCCAGCAGGTCCAGGCCGACTCCGACGCCATCATCACCTACCAGGTGTCGAACTGGGACGCGCCCTTCGGCATCTCGCTGGTCGCCGACGACCTCGCGGTGTTCATGCTCGCGCTGGCCGCGGTGGTCTCCATCGCCGCGCTGGCGTTCTCGATACTGTACATCGACGGGGCCGCAGAGCGCGTCTCCTACCACCCGCTGTTCCACTTCATGCTGGTGGGCGTGAGCGGGTCGTTCCTCACCGGCGACATCTTCAACCTGTTCGTCTGGTTCGAGGTGATGCTCATGTCGAGTTACGTGCTGGTCGTGTTCTACTCCGGCCCGCAACACACCAAGGCCGCACTCCAGTACGTCACGCTGAACCTCGTCGGGAGCGCGCTGATGCTGGTCGCCATCGGCGGCCTCTACGCGACGACCGGGACGCTCAACATGGCCGACCTGGCGCGCCGACTGGCGGACCCGGCCGCGTTCGACATCGCCAGCATCGCGCCGGTGCTCGGCCTCTCGGCGGTCCTGTTCGTCGTCTTCGCGCTCAAGGCCGGCATCGTCCCGTTCCAGTGGTGGGTGCCCGCGGCGTACCGCGCCGCCCCCGCCCCGGTCGCGGCGGTGCTCGCCGGCGTCGTGAAGAAGGTCGGCGTCTACGCCATCATCCGGCTGTACTTCACCATCTTCGCGAACGCGGACACGAGCGCGCTCGACCTCGGCCTGCCCGGCCTCGCGGGCGACTCGATGCTCGCGTTCTTCGGGCCGGTCCTGTTCGTGATGGCCGGCGCGAGCATCCTCGTCGGCGGGCTCGGCGCGGTCAACCGCGACAACGTCGACGACCTGCTCGCGTACTCCAGCATCGGCCAGGTCGGGTTCATCGTGCTCGGCCTCGCGTTCGCCGCGACGGCCATCGCCGGCGGGTCCGCGGGCCAGCCACTCACGGCCCCCGAGCCGTACGGTGACCTCGCGGTGCTCGGTATCGCGGCCGCGCTGGTCTACTCGCTGAACCACGCGCTGGCCAAGGGCGCGCTGTTCCTCGTCAGCGGCGCCATCAACTCGGCCGTCGGCTCCATCGAGTTCGACCGGCTCGGTGGCATGGCGAACCGGCTGCCGTACCTCTCGGCGGCGTTCTTCATCGCCGGGCTCGGGCTGGTCGGCATCCCGCCGCTGCTCGGGTTCTTCGGGAAGTTCCTCGTGTTCGACGCGGCGGTCAACGCCGGCTCCGGCGCGGGGGTCGCACTGGCGCTCGCCGGTGCCATCCTCACCATCGCGTACTTCACGCGGGCCTGGAACCGGGCCTTCTGGGGCGTCTCCTCGGAGGCCGTCGACGTGGCGACGCGCCCGACCGGACAGGTCGCCATCGTGCTGTTCCTGGCCGTCTCGGTGCTCGTGGTCGGGGCAGTGTTCGACCCGGTCGTCGCGGCCGCCATCGACGCGGCGCAGGCGGCGACGAACACCGACGCCTACATCGAGGCCGTCCACCTCACCGACGGCCTCACCAGCGGGAACGGAGGTGGTCACTGA
- a CDS encoding sodium:proton antiporter, with translation MTEFVLATVLGLLFALGTFLVLRRDIVRVVWGVSIISQAANMYLVTMGVMEGAVPVLGHHGEGAAQVTDPLVQALVLTAIVIGFGTTAFALVLTYRVYQENGTIDLVELGNGGEPDDV, from the coding sequence ATGACGGAGTTCGTCCTCGCGACCGTGCTCGGCCTCCTGTTCGCGCTCGGGACGTTCCTCGTGCTCCGGCGCGACATCGTCCGCGTCGTCTGGGGCGTGAGCATCATCTCCCAGGCCGCGAACATGTACCTCGTCACGATGGGCGTGATGGAGGGAGCCGTGCCGGTCCTCGGCCACCACGGCGAGGGCGCGGCCCAGGTCACGGACCCGCTGGTGCAGGCGCTCGTCCTGACCGCCATCGTCATCGGGTTCGGGACGACCGCGTTCGCGCTCGTGCTGACCTACCGCGTCTATCAGGAGAACGGGACCATCGACCTCGTCGAACTCGGCAACGGAGGTGAGCCAGACGATGTCTGA
- a CDS encoding MnhB domain-containing protein, translated as MSYSDDTTVIARTVARIVVPLILVTAVALLFQGHNLPGGGFIAGVLTAAAFALVYVIFGLDYLQETLFDRDVEASLGIDRPAIVTDFRSMFGIGLLIASMSGLAAIAFGDAFLNQVDDTYYGAGLGVVGDFVFDTLFQIHWATAFAFDLGVYLVVVGGLLTILSVVGGE; from the coding sequence ATGAGCTACAGCGACGACACGACGGTCATCGCCCGGACGGTGGCGCGCATCGTCGTGCCCCTCATCCTGGTGACGGCCGTCGCCCTGCTGTTCCAGGGTCACAACCTCCCCGGCGGGGGCTTCATCGCGGGCGTCCTCACGGCCGCCGCGTTCGCCCTCGTCTACGTCATCTTCGGGCTCGACTACCTGCAGGAGACGTTGTTCGACCGCGACGTGGAGGCCTCGCTGGGCATCGACCGCCCGGCCATCGTGACCGACTTCCGGAGCATGTTCGGCATCGGGCTGCTCATCGCCTCGATGAGTGGCCTGGCGGCCATCGCCTTCGGCGACGCCTTCCTCAACCAGGTCGACGACACCTACTACGGTGCGGGCCTCGGCGTCGTCGGGGACTTCGTCTTCGACACGCTCTTCCAGATACACTGGGCGACCGCCTTCGCGTTCGACCTCGGGGTGTACCTCGTGGTCGTCGGTGGCCTCCTCACGATCCTCTCGGTGGTGGGTGGCGAATGA